Proteins encoded by one window of Ruminococcaceae bacterium R-25:
- a CDS encoding antitoxin MazE, translated as MTVKLQKWGNSQGIRIPKFMLDDLTWSEDEMVDIIVDDGKIIIERSRPVQRKNIHALFEGFKGKYEPSEIDWGDPSGREAW; from the coding sequence ATGACTGTAAAACTTCAAAAATGGGGAAATAGTCAGGGAATCAGAATTCCCAAATTCATGCTTGATGATCTGACTTGGTCTGAAGATGAAATGGTCGATATCATTGTTGATGATGGCAAGATAATAATCGAGCGTTCGCGCCCTGTTCAGAGAAAAAATATCCATGCCCTTTTCGAAGGATTCAAAGGCAAATATGAACCCTCTGAGATTGACTGGGGAGATCCTTCAGGGAGGGAAGCATGGTAA